The Vicia villosa cultivar HV-30 ecotype Madison, WI unplaced genomic scaffold, Vvil1.0 ctg.004348F_1_1, whole genome shotgun sequence genome window below encodes:
- the LOC131641987 gene encoding uncharacterized protein LOC131641987, with product MGKVLAVLELTSVHFLPDGKRPISTKTLMTKTQTFHFIPSSALVPNIPLFLFSSARNPAVRRRPRSPPPSFGRRPRSAAVLVSFARFVRRRPRVFRRLLYSRIRRQPSEDRPSFAAFILVHFFFPDSKLLAESVDKTVIRLLCFVVVLDSGKKYVFLVSCFLLLVNASYPYVLAYIYIIHHKIHFNIQFLLNSSIKLEQISEFFSIYIAQAQRRNRSRRCCCCLFSLIWKLLVAIVFIVALIFLVLFLIIQPQSFKFSVKEAKLTQFNYPTNTNTLHYNLVLNFTARNPNKKLNIYYDAIEGHVSYKRTRFASTDVITWLNSFRQYTKSSSPMSGVFSGQRVMVFDHDQVSDFQRDKNDGVFHFDVKLYFTMRFRLGNFIFPDIKVPDIDVPFASNGTKLMNSFEPTTCEVNF from the exons ATGGGAAAAGTGCTGGCCGTTTTGGAGCTTACATCGGTCCACTTTTTACCCGATGGGAAAAGACCCATTTCCACTAAAACCCTAATGACTAAAACTCAGACATTTCATTTTATTCCTTCTTCTGCCCTCGTTCCTAATATTCCTCTCTTCCTCTTTTCTTCCGCCCGCAACCCAGCCGTTCGTCGCCGCCCTCGTTCGCCGCCGCCCTCGTTCGGCCGCCGCCCTCGTTCGGCCGCCGTCCTCGTGTCTTTCGCTCGATTCGTTCGCCGCCGTCCTCGTGTCTTTCGCCGCCTCCTTTATTCGCGAATTCGCCGGCAGCCGTCGGAGGACCGACCTTCATTCGCTGCCTTCATTCTGGTACACTTCTTCTTCCCTGATTCTAAGTTATTGGCAGAATCAGTTGATAAAACTGTGATACGACTtttatgttttgttgttgttttggatTCTGGAAAGAAATATGTGTttcttgtttcttgtttcttgttGCT TGTCAACGCCTCATATCCTTACGTGCTTGCTTATATATACATCATTCACCATAAAATACATTTCAATATTCAATTCCTCTTAAACTCTTCTATCAAACTTGAACAAATTTCCGAATTTTTCAGCATCTATATCGCACAAGCACAACGCCGCAACCGTAGCAGAAGATGTTGTTGCTGCCTGTTCAGCTTAATTTGGAAGCTCCTCGTAGCAATAGTTTTCATCGTTGCTCTTATATTCCTTGTTTTGTTCCTTATCATCCAACCACAATCCTTCAAATTCAGTGTCAAAGAAGCCAAACTCACTCAATTCAACTACCCCACCAACACCAACACCCTCCACTACAACCTCGTACTCAACTTCACGGCACGTAACCCAAACAAAAAACTCAACATCTACTACGATGCAATTGAAGGACATGTATCCTACAAAAGAACCAGGTTTGCATCAACGGATGTAATAACATGGTTAAATTCTTTCCGTCAATACACGAAAAGCTCGAGCCCTATGAGTGGTGTTTTTTCTGGGCAACGTGTGATGGTTTTTGACCATGATCAGGTTTCTGATTTTCAACGTGATAAGAACGATGGAGTTTTTCATTTTGATGTGAAATTATACTTTACGATGAGGTTTAGGCTTGGGAATTTTATTTTTCCAGATATTAAGGTTCCAGATATTGATGTTCCTTTTGCTTCTAATGGGACTAAGCTCATGAATTCATTTGAACCCACCACATGTGAAGTTAATTTTTAA